The Thermomicrobiales bacterium genome includes a region encoding these proteins:
- a CDS encoding cytochrome c biogenesis protein CcdA — MHRFTLRGPRALVLLGLGLLTLLLLTGNVSATTAPEFEATDLATGDTVSLQDLQGDVVLLNTWATWCTPCKEEMPWLQALSDRYADQGLQVVGVSIDRNGQDDAVQAFAEDHGVTFPVWRDSSNRFARAFETTGVPETLLIGRDGEILYRWKGALVEENADDLTLIEDALAGTVTDASQVTSTVARVGIPVAFAAGLLSFLSPCVFPLIPTYAAVISGMSFAELRSTDREVKRRARRATAINGLLFVLGFTTVFMLFGASATALGGWLQEYRIWIARVGGVFLAILGLHLLGLLRLPFADRTVKMDLGGRSYGRAGTFLIGVAFGAGWTPCIGPALASILTIAAADATVREGTGLLAIYSLGLAVPFLLATVLVDKFMAESSRFRAWLPRMQQVSGVLILLIAALLLTDSLSRLNEYATWSPF; from the coding sequence ATGCATCGCTTTACGCTTCGCGGACCGCGCGCGTTGGTCTTGCTCGGGCTGGGACTGCTTACCCTGCTCCTGCTGACTGGCAACGTCTCGGCCACCACCGCACCCGAATTCGAGGCCACCGACCTCGCCACCGGCGACACCGTCTCGCTGCAAGACCTGCAGGGTGATGTTGTGCTGCTGAACACCTGGGCCACCTGGTGCACTCCCTGCAAAGAGGAGATGCCCTGGTTGCAGGCCCTCAGTGATCGGTACGCCGATCAGGGGTTGCAGGTCGTCGGGGTGAGCATCGACCGCAACGGACAGGACGACGCGGTCCAGGCATTCGCTGAGGACCACGGCGTCACCTTCCCCGTCTGGCGCGACTCCTCCAATCGTTTCGCGCGCGCCTTCGAAACAACTGGCGTGCCGGAAACCCTGCTGATCGGGCGGGACGGTGAAATCCTCTATCGGTGGAAAGGCGCGCTGGTCGAAGAGAACGCGGACGACCTGACGCTGATCGAGGATGCTCTGGCAGGCACGGTCACCGATGCCAGCCAGGTGACCTCGACCGTGGCGCGGGTGGGCATTCCGGTAGCGTTCGCGGCAGGATTGCTCAGCTTTCTTTCGCCCTGCGTCTTTCCGCTGATTCCCACCTACGCGGCGGTGATCAGCGGCATGAGCTTCGCCGAGCTCCGCTCCACCGATCGGGAGGTCAAGCGCCGCGCGCGCCGCGCCACGGCCATCAACGGGCTCCTCTTCGTGCTTGGCTTCACCACGGTCTTTATGCTCTTTGGAGCCTCCGCCACGGCGCTCGGGGGTTGGTTGCAGGAGTACCGCATCTGGATCGCGCGCGTCGGGGGCGTCTTTCTGGCAATCCTGGGGCTGCACCTGCTCGGATTGTTGCGCCTCCCGTTCGCCGACCGCACCGTCAAGATGGATCTGGGCGGCCGCTCATACGGACGCGCCGGAACCTTCCTGATCGGGGTGGCGTTCGGAGCGGGCTGGACCCCCTGCATCGGCCCGGCGCTGGCCAGCATTCTCACCATCGCAGCCGCGGACGCGACCGTGCGCGAGGGCACCGGCCTGCTGGCGATCTACTCGCTGGGTCTGGCCGTTCCATTCCTGCTGGCAACTGTGCTCGTGGACAAGTTCATGGCGGAATCGTCCCGGTTCCGGGCATGGCTCCCCCGCATGCAACAGGTCAGCGGAGTCCTGATCCTGCTCATCGCCGCGCTCTTGCTCACCGATTCGCTGAGCCGCCTGAACGAATACGCAACCTGGTCGCCGTTCTAG